One region of Corynebacterium capitovis DSM 44611 genomic DNA includes:
- the ettA gene encoding energy-dependent translational throttle protein EttA, which produces MAEFIYTMKNVRRAIGDKVILDNVTMAFYPGAKIGVVGPNGAGKSSLLKIMAGIDQPNNGDAFLDPGASVGILLQEPPLNEEKTVRENVEEGLGDIFEKKQRFEQIAEEMATNYTDELMEEMGRLQEELDAADAWEVDSKIEQALDALRCPPADEPVTHLSGGERRRVALARLLLQEPDLLLLDEPTNHLDAESVLWLERHLQSYKGAVLAITHDRYFLDNVAEWICEVDRGKLYPYEGNYSTYLEKKAERLEVAGKKDQKLQKRLKNELDWVRSSPKARQAKNKARLERYEEMAAEAEQYRKLDFEEIQIPTPPRLGNKVVEVDHLDKGFDERVLIKDLSFTLPRNGIVGVIGPNGVGKTTLFKTIVGLEQPDDGTVSVGDTVQLSYVDQNRANIDPEKTVWQVVSDGLDYIHVGQNEMPSRAYLSAFGFKGPDQQKPSKVLSGGERNRLNLALTLKQGGNLILLDEPTNDLDVETLGSLENALQKFPGCAVVISHDRWFLDRTCTHILAWEGNIEEGKWFWFEGNFGDYEKNKVERLGEEAARPSRVTHRRLTR; this is translated from the coding sequence GTGGCTGAGTTCATCTACACGATGAAAAACGTGCGCCGTGCCATCGGCGACAAGGTCATTTTGGACAACGTCACCATGGCTTTCTACCCCGGCGCAAAGATCGGTGTCGTCGGCCCGAACGGTGCCGGCAAATCCTCGCTGCTGAAGATCATGGCCGGCATCGACCAGCCGAACAACGGTGACGCGTTCCTCGATCCCGGCGCGAGCGTGGGCATCCTGCTGCAGGAGCCGCCGCTCAACGAGGAAAAGACGGTCCGGGAAAACGTCGAGGAGGGCCTGGGGGACATCTTCGAGAAGAAGCAGCGCTTCGAGCAGATCGCCGAAGAGATGGCCACCAACTACACCGACGAGCTCATGGAGGAAATGGGCCGTCTGCAGGAGGAGCTGGACGCCGCCGACGCGTGGGAGGTCGACTCGAAGATCGAGCAGGCCCTCGACGCCCTGCGTTGCCCGCCTGCGGACGAGCCCGTCACCCACCTCTCCGGTGGTGAGCGGCGCCGCGTCGCGCTGGCCAGGCTGCTCCTCCAGGAGCCGGATTTGCTCCTGCTGGACGAGCCGACCAACCACCTCGATGCGGAATCCGTGCTGTGGCTTGAACGGCACCTGCAGTCCTACAAGGGCGCGGTCCTCGCCATCACCCACGACCGCTACTTCCTAGACAACGTTGCGGAGTGGATTTGCGAGGTCGATCGCGGCAAGCTCTACCCCTACGAGGGCAACTACTCCACCTACCTGGAGAAGAAGGCCGAGCGCCTCGAGGTGGCGGGCAAGAAGGACCAGAAGCTGCAGAAACGCCTGAAGAACGAACTCGACTGGGTGCGGTCCTCCCCAAAGGCGCGCCAGGCCAAGAACAAAGCCCGCCTCGAGCGGTACGAGGAGATGGCGGCCGAGGCCGAGCAGTACCGTAAGCTGGACTTCGAGGAAATCCAGATTCCCACCCCACCGCGTCTGGGCAACAAGGTTGTCGAGGTTGACCACCTTGACAAGGGTTTCGACGAGCGAGTCTTGATCAAGGATCTGTCGTTCACCCTCCCGCGCAACGGCATCGTCGGCGTGATCGGTCCGAACGGTGTGGGCAAGACCACGCTCTTCAAGACCATTGTCGGCCTGGAGCAGCCCGATGACGGGACCGTGTCCGTGGGCGACACCGTGCAGCTGAGCTACGTGGACCAGAACCGCGCCAACATCGACCCGGAGAAGACGGTGTGGCAGGTTGTGTCTGACGGCCTCGACTATATCCACGTGGGCCAGAACGAAATGCCCTCGCGCGCGTACCTGTCGGCCTTCGGTTTTAAGGGCCCTGACCAGCAGAAACCCTCGAAGGTGCTCTCGGGAGGTGAGCGCAACCGCCTGAACCTGGCGCTGACTCTAAAGCAGGGTGGCAACCTTATCCTTCTCGACGAGCCGACCAACGACCTCGACGTCGAAACCCTCGGATCCCTGGAAAACGCCCTGCAGAAGTTCCCAGGCTGCGCGGTGGTCATCTCCCACGACCGCTGGTTCCTCGACCGGACCTGCACGCACATTCTGGCGTGGGAAGGCAATATCGAAGAGGGCAAGTGGTTCTGGTTCGAGGGCAACTTCGGGGACTACGAAAAGAACAAGGTCGAGCGCCTCGGTGAGGAAGCTGCGCGTCCGTCGCGGGTGACCCACCGCCGCCTGACACGATAG